In a genomic window of Wyeomyia smithii strain HCP4-BCI-WySm-NY-G18 chromosome 1, ASM2978416v1, whole genome shotgun sequence:
- the LOC129716579 gene encoding uncharacterized protein LOC129716579 yields the protein MEHSEETNSMGTVVVSTQATSDEEPSQFVNIEDFEQIPIIGVMNVENNNSTSNTNENETSADDTFTCQQLIQKYASSNADILELYALLNSWNVGDLFPYCCRQHLYVGVLRHLTPEMAISILNQPCIPLGAQVEFYHHWHNWMESARSTIDVEKAECSSQSITSKSSMNESNSAQQSRAMEAPLDLNTILKSNH from the exons ATGGAACACTCGGAAGAAACTAACAGTATGGGAACGGTAGTAGTATCAACGCAAGCCACTTCAGACGAAGAACCATCGCAATTTGTGAACATAgaagattttgaacaaattcCGATTATAGGCGTTATGAATGTTGAAAACAATAATTCTACCTCAAACACGAATGAAAACGAAACCTCCGCGGATGATACATTTACGTGCCAACAACTTATACAGAAGTATGCAAGCTCTAATGCCGATATACTTGAATTGTATGCGTTGCTTAATAGCTGGAATGTAGGAGATCTGTTCCCGTATTGCTGTC GCCAACACTTGTACGTCGGTGTGCTGAGACATCTTACTCCGGAAATGGCTATATCAATTTTGAACCAACCGTGTATCCCTCTGGGGGCACAAGTTGAATTCTATCACCACTGGCACAACTGGATGGAATCTGCGCGTTCAACAATCGACGTCGAGAAAGCCGAATGTTCTTCGCAGTCCATTACGAGCAAATCTTCGATGAACGAATCAAATTCAGCACAACAGTCCAGAGCTATGGAAGCTCCGCTTGATTTGAACACCATATTAAAGTCAAATCA CTGA
- the LOC129716580 gene encoding uncharacterized protein LOC129716580: MAHHVTTAAQAVDWKRFSSWMHLLRSVAYGYRFSRNLKQKAAKQKVQRGLLTQDELVIAEQLIFSWVQWEQYPDEMTVLSGDQKVPTRLRTKLERISRIRTLSPYVDEFGVLRSDSRIAAARYVAYDTRYPVILPKEHIVTRLLVSFYHQKYLHANGETVGNELRQRFHISKLRSLVREVVKGCMKCKIKKAVPMVPRMAPLPAARLQAFTRPFSYVGVDFFGPIAMRVNRSINKRWIALFTCLTTRAVHLEVVHTLSTESCKMAIRRFIGRRGAPVEIRSDRGTNFVGSSNELLEEMNEINSQLAETFTNVGTRWVFNPPGAPHMGGAWERLVRSVKTALAAMYTSRVPSEETLTTLVVEAESVVNSRPLTYIPLETEQQEALTPNHILLLNSSGVVQTPKNLSDPKLAGRAEWNLCQVMLDAFWRRWVREYLPTIARRKKWFEEVPPIGVGDIVVVVEEKVRNGWIRGRVVETKP, from the coding sequence ATGGCCCATCACGTAACAACAGCAGCACAGGCAGTCGATTGGAAAAGATTTTCCTCGTGGATGCACTTATTGAGGTCGGTGGCTTATGGGTACAGATTCAGCAGAAATCTAAAACAAAAAGCCGCAAAACAAAAAGTGCAGCGTGGACTGCTAACGCAGGATGAGCTGGTGATAGCGGAACAGCTTATATTTAGTTGGGTTCAATGGGAACAATATCCCGATGAAATGACCGTTCTAAGTGGTGACCAGAAAGTGCCAACGCGACTACGGACAAAATTAGAGAGAATCAGCAGAATTCGTACCCTGTCACCTTATGTTGATGAATTTGGCGTGCTCCGCTCGGACAGTCGAATTGCTGCGGCTAGGTATGTAGCCTATGACACTCGATACCCCGTAATTCTACCGAAGGAACATATAGTGACTCGCTTACTGGTGAGCTTTTATCATCAAAAGTATTTGCACGCGAATGGAGAGACCGTAGGTAATGAGCTAAGGCAACGTTTTCATATATCGAAGCTGAGATCGCTAGTCCGCGAGGTCGTAAAGGGATGTATGAAGTGTAAAATTAAGAAGGCTGTGCCAATGGTTCCTCGAATGGCACCACTCCCGGCAGCAAGGCTACAGGCGTTTACCCGCCCGTTTTCATACGTGGGGGTGGATTTCTTCGGGCCTATTGCGATGCGTGTCAATCGCAGCATTAACAAGCGATGGATAGCGCTATTTACGTGCCTGACAACCCGTGCCGTACACCTCGAGGTGGTACACACTTTATCGACTGAGTCCTGTAAAATGGCCATCCGACGTTTCATAGGACGCCGAGGTGCACCGGTAGAGATACGAAGCGACAGAGGTACGAACTTCGTAGGATCAAGCAATGAGCTACTAGAGGAGATGAACGAGATTAATTCACAACTTGCGGAGACGTTCACGAACGTGGGCACAAGATGGGTGTTTAATCCACCGGGAGCACCACACATGGGTGGCGCATGGGAGAGGCTGGTGAGGTCGGTTAAGACGGCTCTAGCGGCAATGTATACTTCGAGGGTTCCTAGTGAGGAGACATTGACGACGTTGGTGGTGGAAGCTGAGAGTGTGGTGAATTCGCGTCCACTGACGTATATTCCGCTCGAGACAGAGCAGCAAGAGGCTTTAACACCAAACCATATCCTTTTACTAAACTCCAGCGGTGTGGTGCAAACCCCAAAGAATCTTTCAGATCCCAAACTAGCGGGCAGAGCGGAGTGGAATTTGTGTCAGGTAATGCTGGACGCTTTCTGGCGTCGTTGGGTCCGCGAATACCTCCCAACAATCGCACGGCGTAAGAAGTGGTTTGAGGAAGTGCCACCGATCGGAGTTGGCGATATAGTAGTCGTGGTAGAGGAGAAAGTGAGAAACGGATGGATTCGTGGAAGAGTTGTCGAGACTAAACCTTAA